In one Syntrophales bacterium genomic region, the following are encoded:
- a CDS encoding TlyA family RNA methyltransferase: MKKEKKQRIRLDTLLVERGLCSSRERARALILAGAVLVEEMPVDKPGSFLSADAAVRLRTADHPYVSRGGVKLQGALETFSLSVSDMVCLDVGASTGGFTDCLLQAGARKVYALDVGYGQLAWKLRQDPRVVPVERTNIRIYDGKDLDGPVDLVTIDASFISLKLVIPAALRWLKPGGIVLALIKPQFEAGRERVGKGGVVRDPIAHREVVEEIERFCRDEGLDIRGTCESPLPGPAGNREFFILASAPPETDAATPPEPSENAGRTPGTHER; this comes from the coding sequence ATGAAAAAGGAAAAAAAGCAACGGATCCGGCTCGATACGCTTCTCGTCGAGCGGGGACTCTGCAGCAGCCGCGAGCGGGCCCGGGCCCTGATCCTGGCGGGCGCCGTCCTGGTGGAGGAAATGCCGGTGGACAAGCCGGGCTCCTTCCTGTCGGCCGACGCCGCCGTCCGCCTCCGAACCGCCGACCACCCCTACGTGAGCCGCGGGGGCGTGAAGCTCCAGGGAGCCCTCGAAACCTTTTCCCTCTCCGTCTCCGATATGGTCTGCCTCGACGTGGGGGCGTCCACCGGCGGGTTCACCGACTGCCTCCTGCAAGCCGGAGCCCGGAAGGTGTACGCCCTGGACGTGGGCTACGGGCAGCTGGCCTGGAAACTCCGCCAGGATCCGCGCGTCGTGCCCGTGGAGCGGACGAACATCCGGATCTACGACGGGAAAGACCTCGACGGGCCTGTGGACCTGGTCACCATCGACGCCTCCTTCATTTCCCTCAAGCTGGTCATTCCGGCGGCGCTGCGCTGGCTGAAGCCGGGCGGGATTGTCCTGGCCCTGATCAAGCCCCAGTTCGAAGCGGGGCGCGAACGGGTCGGCAAGGGCGGCGTCGTCCGCGATCCCATCGCCCACAGGGAGGTCGTGGAGGAAATAGAGCGGTTCTGCCGCGACGAGGGCCTCGACATCCGGGGAACCTGCGAATCCCCCCTTCCGGGTCCCGCCGGAAACCGCGAGTTTTTCATCCTGGCGTCGGCCCCGCCCGAGACGGATGCCGCAACACCGCCGGAGCCCTCGGAAAACGCGGGAAGGACGCCCGGGACCCATGAGCGTTAA
- a CDS encoding pyridoxamine 5'-phosphate oxidase family protein translates to MLERMKELLKRKDLCVMATESEGVPHCSLMSYAVSEDGREVWMLTRAETKKYRNLLANPNVSLLVDTRGERQPRAMALTVSGRFESPGSPEREAGIRRCLIERHPDLEELAKDPAAPVVVIRIRSFQLLDGITEAHFRDLDGGE, encoded by the coding sequence ATGCTGGAGCGAATGAAGGAATTGCTGAAACGGAAGGACCTGTGCGTCATGGCCACGGAATCAGAGGGGGTTCCGCACTGTTCGCTCATGTCTTACGCGGTCTCGGAGGACGGCCGGGAGGTCTGGATGCTGACCCGGGCGGAGACAAAAAAATACCGGAATCTCCTTGCGAATCCGAACGTCAGCCTTCTCGTGGACACCCGGGGAGAACGACAGCCGCGGGCTATGGCCCTGACCGTCAGCGGCCGCTTCGAGTCTCCCGGTTCTCCGGAGCGGGAAGCCGGTATTCGGCGCTGCCTGATCGAGCGTCACCCCGACCTGGAGGAACTGGCGAAGGATCCGGCGGCACCGGTCGTTGTGATTCGCATCCGCTCTTTTCAGCTGCTGGACGGGATCACCGAGGCCCATTTCCGCGACCTGGACGGAGGCGAATAG
- the ricT gene encoding regulatory iron-sulfur-containing complex subunit RicT codes for MEEATAEPRIVGVRFRREGKTYLFDAGGLSLNREDAVVVDTEFGPALGLVATTNSMIPLSEPPASLKKVLRIATDEDLQVRMDLQRFEQECHRFCKERIAERGLPMKLIEAECLFDRSKVIFYFTADNRVDFRELVKDLVQRFRIRIELRQIGARQETRLLKGMGICGREVCCAGFLSNLDRVTVKMAKEQGMSLNPEKISGLCGRLMCCLAYEYDSYAERKKKLPKCGKVVQTEGGAGKVIRQNVLKGDVMVQLEDGKEVTLSIKDPD; via the coding sequence ATGGAAGAAGCGACCGCCGAACCCCGGATCGTCGGTGTACGGTTCCGGAGGGAAGGCAAGACATACCTGTTTGACGCCGGAGGGTTGTCCCTGAACCGGGAAGACGCCGTGGTCGTGGATACGGAGTTCGGTCCGGCCCTCGGGCTGGTGGCAACCACGAACAGCATGATCCCCCTGTCCGAACCACCGGCTTCCCTGAAGAAGGTCCTGCGGATCGCTACGGACGAGGATCTCCAGGTCCGCATGGATCTGCAGCGGTTCGAGCAGGAGTGCCACCGGTTCTGCAAGGAGCGCATCGCCGAACGGGGTCTGCCCATGAAGCTCATCGAGGCCGAATGCCTCTTTGACCGGAGCAAGGTGATCTTTTACTTCACCGCGGACAACCGGGTGGACTTCCGGGAACTCGTCAAGGATCTCGTCCAGCGGTTCCGGATCCGCATCGAGCTCCGCCAGATCGGGGCGAGGCAGGAAACGCGCCTGCTCAAGGGCATGGGCATCTGCGGACGGGAGGTCTGCTGCGCGGGATTCCTTTCCAACCTGGACCGGGTCACCGTCAAGATGGCCAAGGAGCAGGGGATGTCCCTCAATCCCGAGAAGATCTCCGGGCTCTGCGGACGGCTCATGTGCTGTCTGGCATACGAGTACGACAGCTACGCGGAGCGAAAGAAAAAACTCCCCAAATGCGGCAAGGTCGTCCAGACCGAAGGGGGCGCCGGCAAGGTCATCCGGCAGAACGTCCTCAAGGGAGACGTCATGGTCCAGCTGGAAGACGGCAAGGAAGTGACCCTGAGCATCAAAGACCCGGATTAG
- a CDS encoding penicillin acylase family protein, with translation MKRWNLRLLVAMALSILLAAGCARLNSFQRDGEIRLAGLKAPVEVVRDEKGMAYLYAADEHDLLRAQGFVTAQDRLFQMELLRLLSSGRISELAGPAGREADIRMRTIGFRRQAGKHVSILSGETARFLQAYLDGVNAFIARRQDWPLEFRLAGLRPQPWTIEDSLAVAYYMGWGSAANLKDEIIAQMMVEKLGPQRARELFPLNVNPDEVRECPASNGIGRGALPERRHLDLASDRTLMALPADQAAGLRLGSNNWATGAALSVSGRPVVANDPHLDARILPGPWYPCGLILPSSRIVAAFIPGVPGLGIGRTDRIALGITNSYGDAQDLFIETVDPADPGRYLEGGNSLPFEVITETLKIRDKATPGGFREEKIAIRLTKRGPVVSGVLKGLGADHVMSLRWSPFETMAASLGSERLLQARNVQEIRESLRGLTLIMLNFVFADTDGNIGWQTTGRLPIRARGQGLLPHKVTDGRDDWTGWIPFEKMPHADNPPRGWVGTCNHHAVPCDYPHYYSSHASASYRYRRLIELLDAPGKKTAADHWRFQRDAVNLMARKIAPVMSEALLRHEDTKALGRILGRWDFVDDPDQAAPAVFQAVYRRFFFAAYQDELGPALTELLADNPYFWQESLQKMFLAGESAWFDDVSTPAVREARDDVLHRAGREAIRELGPLYGGDPEGWRWGRMHRLTLVSPIRREGFAASILGGGSHSMGGSQETLNRAAHDYNRSYDVSLSASLRMVMDLGDPDKVLAVLPGGVSGRLFDPHIKDQVEPFMNGEVRSWWFSDRKIRENARTIQHLLPEKQE, from the coding sequence ATGAAGAGATGGAACCTCCGGCTCCTTGTCGCAATGGCCCTCTCGATCCTCCTGGCCGCGGGCTGCGCCCGCCTCAACTCCTTCCAGCGGGACGGCGAGATCCGCCTGGCCGGGCTGAAGGCCCCGGTGGAGGTGGTCCGCGACGAGAAAGGGATGGCGTACCTCTACGCGGCCGATGAGCACGACCTGCTTCGGGCTCAGGGCTTCGTAACGGCCCAGGACCGGCTCTTCCAGATGGAGTTGCTTCGCCTGCTCTCCTCCGGCCGCATCTCCGAGCTGGCGGGTCCGGCGGGCCGGGAAGCGGACATCCGCATGCGGACCATCGGCTTCCGCCGGCAGGCCGGAAAGCACGTGTCCATCCTGAGCGGCGAAACGGCGCGTTTCCTCCAGGCCTACCTGGACGGCGTGAACGCATTCATCGCGCGGAGACAGGACTGGCCGTTGGAGTTCAGGCTGGCGGGGCTCCGGCCGCAGCCCTGGACCATCGAGGATTCCCTGGCCGTTGCCTATTACATGGGCTGGGGCTCGGCGGCGAATCTCAAGGATGAAATCATCGCCCAGATGATGGTCGAGAAATTGGGCCCCCAGCGGGCGCGGGAGCTTTTCCCCCTGAACGTCAATCCCGACGAGGTCAGGGAATGCCCGGCATCGAACGGAATCGGGCGGGGCGCCCTTCCGGAAAGGCGCCACCTCGATCTTGCCTCCGACCGGACGCTGATGGCCCTCCCGGCCGACCAGGCCGCGGGATTGCGCCTCGGAAGCAACAACTGGGCAACGGGAGCCGCCCTTTCCGTAAGCGGCAGGCCGGTGGTCGCCAACGACCCGCACCTCGATGCCCGGATCCTCCCGGGGCCCTGGTATCCCTGCGGCCTGATCCTCCCCTCCTCCAGGATTGTGGCCGCCTTCATCCCTGGCGTGCCGGGACTCGGCATCGGCCGGACCGACCGCATCGCCCTGGGAATCACCAATTCCTACGGCGACGCCCAGGATCTGTTCATCGAGACGGTCGACCCGGCAGACCCCGGCCGCTACCTGGAGGGAGGGAACTCCCTCCCCTTCGAGGTGATCACGGAGACGCTGAAGATCAGGGACAAGGCCACCCCCGGTGGTTTCCGGGAGGAAAAAATCGCGATTCGCCTCACAAAGCGGGGTCCCGTCGTTTCCGGCGTCCTGAAAGGCCTTGGTGCGGACCACGTCATGAGCCTGCGCTGGTCGCCCTTCGAGACGATGGCGGCCTCCCTTGGAAGCGAACGCCTTCTTCAAGCCCGCAATGTACAGGAAATCAGGGAAAGCCTGCGCGGCCTGACCCTCATCATGCTGAATTTCGTCTTTGCCGACACGGACGGGAACATCGGCTGGCAGACAACGGGCCGCCTGCCCATCCGCGCCCGGGGACAGGGACTCCTTCCCCATAAAGTCACGGACGGCCGCGACGACTGGACCGGCTGGATTCCCTTCGAAAAGATGCCCCATGCGGACAATCCGCCGAGAGGCTGGGTAGGAACCTGCAATCATCATGCGGTTCCGTGCGATTATCCCCACTACTACTCGTCCCATGCGTCGGCGTCCTACCGCTACCGGCGGCTGATTGAGCTGCTGGACGCCCCGGGGAAGAAGACGGCGGCGGACCACTGGCGCTTCCAGAGGGATGCTGTAAACCTGATGGCCCGGAAGATTGCACCCGTCATGTCGGAGGCCCTGCTCCGGCACGAGGACACAAAAGCCCTGGGCCGCATCCTCGGCCGCTGGGATTTTGTCGACGATCCGGACCAGGCGGCGCCGGCCGTCTTCCAGGCGGTGTACCGCCGGTTCTTCTTCGCCGCTTACCAGGACGAGCTGGGACCGGCCCTCACGGAGCTCCTGGCTGACAATCCATACTTCTGGCAGGAATCTCTCCAGAAGATGTTCCTGGCCGGAGAGTCCGCCTGGTTCGACGACGTCTCGACGCCCGCCGTCCGGGAAGCGAGGGACGACGTCCTGCACCGCGCCGGGCGGGAGGCGATCCGGGAGCTGGGCCCCCTGTACGGCGGAGATCCGGAGGGATGGCGATGGGGCCGCATGCACCGCTTGACCCTGGTGTCTCCGATTCGCCGCGAGGGGTTTGCGGCTTCCATTCTGGGCGGCGGATCCCACTCCATGGGCGGCTCCCAGGAGACCCTCAACCGTGCCGCCCACGATTACAACCGTTCCTACGATGTGTCGTTATCCGCGTCCCTGCGCATGGTCATGGACCTGGGGGATCCCGACAAGGTCCTGGCCGTTCTGCCCGGCGGCGTTTCCGGCCGCCTCTTCGACCCCCACATCAAGGACCAGGTTGAACCCTTCATGAACGGAGAGGTTCGCTCCTGGTGGTTCAGCGACCGGAAAATCCGGGAAAACGCCCGGACGATCCAACACCTGCTCCCGGAAAAACAGGAGTGA
- the mutY gene encoding A/G-specific adenine glycosylase: MKQKSSRKSTSPGLPPHTGHLRARRTGPTDDTDRPVSRIRRRLLGWYEKNRRDLPWRETRDPFAVWISEIMLQQTRVETVIPYYRRFLERFPDASSLAAASTDEVLKVWENLGYYSRARNLHEAAKIVAEHHGGRLPEAHEDLVALPGIGEYTAGAVGSIAFGRIVPAVDGNVRRVLARLYAIGEPVDSGPGKSRIRTLAERLVSPEDPGAFNQALMDLGSRICTPALPRCRECPLADECEAFRQGRQEEIPMNSPKKPLPFETAVAAVLRNRDGRLLVVRRPLHGFLGGLWKLPGGFLQPGEDLPAGLRRTMREETGLAVRVLDELASVNAVYSHFRLRLTAFRCRRQGGGRPPSEGPDRRWVTFEEMNGLAFSKADRLLLPFLPPFPSRASAG, encoded by the coding sequence ATGAAACAGAAATCCTCACGGAAATCAACCTCTCCCGGCCTGCCTCCGCACACGGGGCACCTCCGGGCCCGAAGGACCGGCCCAACGGATGATACGGACCGCCCCGTATCCCGGATCCGGCGGCGGCTCCTCGGGTGGTATGAAAAAAACCGGCGGGACCTTCCCTGGCGTGAGACCCGGGACCCCTTCGCCGTCTGGATCTCGGAGATCATGCTCCAGCAGACGCGGGTGGAAACGGTCATCCCGTATTACCGGCGCTTCCTGGAGCGCTTTCCCGACGCCTCCTCCCTGGCGGCCGCCTCGACCGACGAAGTCCTGAAGGTCTGGGAAAACCTGGGATACTATTCCCGGGCGAGGAACCTCCATGAGGCAGCGAAGATCGTGGCGGAACACCACGGCGGCCGTCTCCCGGAAGCGCATGAGGACCTGGTGGCCCTGCCGGGAATCGGCGAGTACACGGCGGGAGCCGTCGGCAGCATCGCCTTCGGACGGATCGTTCCGGCAGTGGACGGCAACGTCCGGCGCGTCCTGGCGAGGCTGTACGCCATCGGCGAACCGGTTGACTCCGGCCCCGGAAAGTCGCGGATCCGGACGCTGGCGGAGAGGCTTGTGTCCCCGGAAGACCCCGGGGCCTTCAACCAGGCCCTGATGGACCTGGGCTCCCGGATCTGCACGCCCGCCCTGCCCCGCTGTCGGGAATGCCCCCTGGCGGACGAATGCGAGGCCTTCCGGCAGGGCCGCCAGGAAGAGATTCCCATGAACTCCCCGAAAAAGCCCCTGCCTTTCGAGACCGCCGTTGCAGCCGTTCTCCGCAACCGGGACGGTCGTCTCCTCGTCGTCCGGCGGCCGCTTCACGGATTCCTGGGCGGGCTGTGGAAGCTCCCCGGTGGTTTCCTCCAGCCCGGCGAGGATCTCCCGGCTGGGCTCCGGCGGACCATGAGGGAAGAGACGGGGCTTGCTGTCCGCGTCCTTGACGAGCTGGCCTCCGTAAACGCGGTCTATTCACACTTCCGCCTCCGCCTGACGGCCTTCCGCTGCCGGAGACAGGGCGGCGGGAGACCGCCTTCTGAAGGCCCTGACCGGAGATGGGTCACGTTCGAGGAGATGAACGGCTTGGCCTTTTCCAAGGCGGACCGGCTCCTGTTGCCGTTCCTTCCACCCTTCCCGTCGCGCGCCTCCGCCGGATAA
- the trxA gene encoding thioredoxin: protein MPKERKQQEEQMIVRCLHCGVKNRIPKVRLQDRPACGNCHSPLDEMIIRCLHCGAKNRMPENRIHDRPVCGVCKTPLIICHAPAFPVDVNDQNFSREVLGEACSVLVDCWAPWCGPCRTMEPVMEDLAAKYGGAVKIAKLNVDENPITASQYAIRSIPTLLFFRGGVVVQRLVGAQSKEAVEEQLLATIQTN, encoded by the coding sequence ATGCCGAAGGAACGAAAACAGCAGGAAGAGCAGATGATCGTCCGGTGCCTCCACTGCGGGGTCAAGAACCGCATCCCCAAGGTCCGCCTGCAGGACCGCCCCGCCTGCGGCAACTGCCATTCCCCCCTGGATGAGATGATCATCCGGTGCCTCCACTGCGGCGCCAAGAACCGCATGCCGGAAAACCGGATTCACGACCGCCCCGTCTGCGGCGTCTGCAAGACTCCCCTCATCATCTGTCATGCCCCCGCCTTCCCCGTCGACGTGAACGACCAGAACTTTTCCCGGGAGGTCCTGGGAGAAGCCTGCTCCGTCCTGGTGGACTGCTGGGCCCCCTGGTGCGGCCCCTGCCGGACCATGGAGCCCGTCATGGAGGACCTGGCGGCCAAATACGGCGGCGCGGTGAAGATCGCCAAGCTTAACGTTGACGAAAATCCGATCACGGCCTCCCAGTACGCCATCCGGAGCATCCCGACACTCCTGTTCTTCCGCGGCGGGGTGGTGGTGCAGCGGCTGGTGGGCGCCCAGTCGAAAGAGGCCGTCGAGGAGCAGCTCCTGGCGACCATCCAGACGAACTGA
- the tmk gene encoding dTMP kinase — protein MGPFITFEGIEGSGKSTQIRLAARYLEERGIRTLVTGEPGGTSLGVRIRELLLNRGSVAIGAEAELFLFAAARSQHVQELILPALREGRWVLCDRFSDATVAYQGFGRRLDSAFVRKVNSFAGVGLVPRLTILIDMPVETGLGRALDRASRQPGPMEDRFEHEELAFHHRVRSGYIEMARQEPERFRVIDGDRSIEEIHREVCSHLDALLPTAGDSCPSGISAATKSQSPS, from the coding sequence ATGGGACCCTTCATCACCTTTGAAGGCATCGAGGGATCGGGCAAGAGTACCCAGATTCGCCTGGCAGCCAGATACCTCGAGGAGCGGGGGATCCGGACCCTGGTGACCGGCGAACCCGGGGGGACGTCCCTGGGCGTCCGGATTCGGGAGCTTCTCCTGAACCGGGGATCCGTTGCCATCGGGGCCGAGGCGGAGTTGTTCCTTTTCGCCGCCGCCCGAAGCCAGCACGTACAGGAGCTGATCCTGCCGGCCCTCCGGGAAGGCCGCTGGGTCCTCTGCGACCGCTTCTCCGACGCCACAGTGGCCTACCAGGGATTCGGGCGCCGGCTCGATTCCGCCTTTGTCCGGAAGGTGAACTCCTTTGCCGGCGTCGGACTGGTTCCCCGGCTCACCATCCTGATCGACATGCCCGTCGAGACCGGCCTCGGACGGGCTCTCGACCGGGCGTCCCGCCAGCCCGGCCCCATGGAAGACCGCTTCGAGCACGAAGAGCTTGCGTTCCATCACCGGGTCCGCTCAGGCTACATCGAGATGGCCCGGCAGGAACCGGAGCGCTTCCGGGTCATCGACGGCGACCGGTCCATCGAGGAAATCCACCGGGAGGTCTGCTCGCACCTGGACGCCCTCCTCCCGACAGCAGGTGATTCATGCCCTTCGGGGATATCTGCGGCCACGAAAAGCCAATCGCCATCCTGA
- a CDS encoding 4Fe-4S binding protein: MAYVITDDCIACGSCESECPVEAISEGDDKYVIDPNLCTDCGACADQCPVEAIVPGEEK; this comes from the coding sequence ATGGCTTACGTAATAACCGATGACTGCATAGCCTGTGGATCTTGCGAGAGCGAGTGTCCCGTCGAGGCCATCTCCGAAGGGGATGACAAATACGTGATCGACCCGAATCTCTGCACCGACTGCGGAGCATGTGCCGACCAGTGCCCGGTGGAGGCGATCGTCCCGGGAGAGGAAAAGTAG
- the ispH gene encoding 4-hydroxy-3-methylbut-2-enyl diphosphate reductase: protein MSVKLAKTAGFCMGVKRAVDMVLDMPLPQGKARFYTFGPLIHNPQTVELLEKRGFRPIQRIEEIQEPREGATLIIRAHGISPEERREIRESGMKIVDATCPKVGHVQAIIKKHASRDYDILIIGDPHHPEVNGLLGFAGERGIVIQSEEQVATLPDLRKVCVVAQTTQSLDTFHRVVRRIQERFPETLVFDTICNSTEERQREIESMAPELDAFFIVGGRNSANTLRLAALAAQTGTPTFHIETADELAGIDLSRYDRIGVSAGASTPNWIIDRVVEGLRKEQDRRKGLLRSLFQGWILLVKTDVFSSLGAGVLTLACLLLQGRPPEFLPVWTAALYVYAMHTLNRVLNPRTSSILGTFREASYRRHRRLYAQLGFGSMVLALAFSLLAGMASFLFLLVLSVLGMLYNVRIWPNKWKFETFRDIPGSKNVSMAAAWAAVTAVLPTLRGGFGLEAGWVVSFLLIFSLVVVRSALSDLQDLQSDRLLGRETIPVVIGKEMTQKLLKSFVIFSVLLLVSAAAAGWVTPFAWLLLCCPFYLWICFRLCDRRSGLSGVVLEGLLETTYFIAGLAALFWTGIGRFA, encoded by the coding sequence ATGAGCGTTAAACTGGCAAAGACAGCCGGTTTCTGCATGGGCGTCAAACGGGCCGTGGACATGGTCCTCGACATGCCCCTGCCCCAGGGCAAGGCCCGCTTCTACACGTTCGGTCCCCTCATCCACAACCCCCAGACCGTTGAACTCCTCGAAAAAAGGGGATTCCGCCCCATCCAGAGGATCGAGGAGATCCAGGAGCCCCGGGAAGGAGCCACCCTCATCATCCGCGCCCACGGCATCTCGCCGGAAGAGAGGCGGGAAATCCGGGAATCAGGCATGAAGATCGTCGACGCCACCTGCCCCAAGGTCGGCCATGTCCAGGCCATCATAAAGAAACATGCCTCCCGGGACTACGACATCCTCATCATCGGAGATCCCCATCATCCGGAGGTGAACGGGCTGCTCGGATTCGCCGGTGAACGGGGCATCGTCATCCAGAGTGAGGAACAAGTGGCGACCCTGCCGGATCTCCGCAAGGTGTGTGTCGTCGCCCAGACGACCCAGAGCCTGGACACCTTCCACCGGGTCGTCCGCCGGATCCAGGAGCGCTTTCCCGAGACGCTTGTTTTCGACACGATCTGCAACTCCACGGAAGAGCGGCAGCGGGAGATCGAGTCCATGGCCCCGGAACTGGATGCCTTTTTCATCGTCGGCGGGCGGAACAGCGCCAATACGCTGCGCTTGGCGGCCCTGGCCGCCCAGACGGGAACACCGACCTTCCACATCGAGACGGCGGACGAACTGGCGGGAATCGACCTCTCCCGCTACGACCGCATCGGCGTGTCCGCCGGCGCCTCCACGCCGAACTGGATCATCGACCGGGTCGTGGAAGGGCTCCGGAAGGAGCAGGATCGCCGCAAGGGTCTGCTGCGCAGTCTTTTCCAGGGATGGATTCTCCTGGTCAAGACGGACGTCTTCTCCTCCCTCGGCGCCGGGGTCCTGACGCTGGCCTGCCTGCTCCTCCAGGGCCGCCCGCCGGAATTCCTCCCGGTCTGGACGGCGGCGCTGTACGTCTACGCAATGCACACCCTCAACCGGGTCCTGAATCCCCGGACCAGCTCCATCCTGGGAACATTCCGGGAAGCCTCCTACCGCCGCCACCGCCGCCTGTACGCGCAGCTGGGCTTCGGTTCCATGGTTCTCGCGCTGGCGTTCTCCCTCCTGGCGGGCATGGCCTCGTTCCTGTTCCTCCTGGTGCTTTCCGTTCTCGGCATGCTCTACAATGTCCGGATATGGCCCAACAAATGGAAATTCGAGACGTTCCGCGACATCCCGGGATCGAAGAACGTCTCCATGGCGGCCGCCTGGGCCGCCGTCACGGCCGTTTTGCCGACTCTCCGGGGCGGTTTCGGCCTGGAGGCGGGCTGGGTCGTTTCCTTCCTGCTCATCTTTTCCCTGGTCGTCGTCCGCTCGGCCCTTTCGGACCTGCAGGATCTGCAGAGCGACCGGCTTCTGGGACGGGAAACGATCCCTGTCGTGATCGGGAAGGAAATGACCCAGAAACTGCTGAAGTCCTTCGTCATCTTTTCCGTCCTGCTCCTTGTGTCGGCCGCCGCGGCCGGCTGGGTGACTCCCTTTGCCTGGCTGCTCCTGTGCTGTCCCTTTTACCTGTGGATTTGTTTCCGCCTTTGTGATAGAAGGTCCGGACTTTCCGGTGTAGTTCTGGAGGGTTTGCTGGAAACGACCTATTTCATTGCGGGTTTGGCCGCCCTGTTCTGGACGGGAATCGGCCGGTTCGCCTGA
- the holB gene encoding DNA polymerase III subunit delta' has translation MPFGDICGHEKPIAILRRALASGRIAHAYLFRGMDGIGKRTVAETFAKALNCSRMEDDACGDCPSCRKYDSGNHPDAVTVRPTGPFIRIGDIRSLQDQMGFRPLEGGRRVFLILEADRMNEPAANALLKTLEEPSPRNHLILVTSRPHRLPSTILSRCQHLPFNPLQTEAIALFLREHMDFSEAQARTLASSAGGSIGRALEMAREDDIRVRDGIMDAVAETLRNRTFPPQPTLPASLGKDREEVLRRLEMVRLFLRDLLVWKETELKELLLYGDRLDLIGPLSKTLSGRELLARLDAVSRAQRAVEQNANRPLVLEAMVLKWAGPPPVRTGK, from the coding sequence ATGCCCTTCGGGGATATCTGCGGCCACGAAAAGCCAATCGCCATCCTGAGGCGGGCCCTCGCTTCCGGCCGGATCGCCCATGCCTATCTTTTCCGGGGCATGGACGGCATCGGGAAGCGAACCGTGGCGGAGACGTTCGCCAAGGCCCTCAATTGCTCCCGAATGGAGGACGACGCCTGCGGCGATTGCCCCTCCTGCCGGAAATACGACAGCGGAAACCACCCCGATGCCGTCACCGTCCGTCCCACGGGCCCCTTCATCCGAATCGGCGATATCCGCTCCCTCCAGGACCAGATGGGATTCCGGCCGCTCGAGGGGGGCCGGCGTGTCTTTCTCATCCTGGAGGCGGACCGGATGAACGAGCCGGCGGCAAACGCCCTGCTCAAGACCCTGGAGGAGCCGTCACCCCGGAATCACCTGATCCTGGTCACGAGCCGGCCCCACCGCCTCCCCTCCACCATTCTGTCCCGGTGCCAGCACCTCCCATTCAACCCTTTACAAACGGAGGCGATTGCCCTATTCTTGCGCGAACATATGGATTTTTCAGAGGCCCAGGCCCGAACGCTGGCCTCCTCCGCGGGCGGTAGCATCGGCCGGGCGCTTGAAATGGCCCGGGAAGACGACATCCGGGTCCGCGACGGGATCATGGACGCCGTCGCCGAAACCCTGCGGAATCGGACATTCCCCCCGCAGCCGACCCTTCCGGCCTCCCTGGGAAAAGACCGGGAGGAGGTTCTCCGGCGCCTGGAAATGGTCCGCCTGTTCCTGCGGGACCTTCTTGTCTGGAAAGAGACGGAACTTAAGGAACTTCTCCTGTACGGCGACCGCCTTGACCTGATCGGCCCCCTGTCGAAGACGCTCTCCGGACGGGAACTTCTCGCCCGGCTGGATGCCGTGAGCAGGGCTCAGCGGGCCGTGGAGCAGAACGCGAACCGTCCCCTTGTCCTGGAGGCGATGGTTCTCAAGTGGGCCGGACCGCCTCCGGTACGGACCGGAAAGTGA
- the ybaK gene encoding Cys-tRNA(Pro) deacylase yields the protein MSKDKIPATPAIRFLRERGIDFQLRPYRYEEHGGTRVSARELGVSEHQIIKTLVMEDEHGAPLIVLMHGDRQVSTKAFARQLGVKSVTPCDPKVAERHTGYKVGGTSPFGTRKPLKIYVEESIAGLPRILINAGGRGILAEMSPADLIRALHPVTVQVAIE from the coding sequence ATGTCCAAGGACAAGATCCCGGCGACCCCCGCGATCCGTTTCCTCAGGGAGCGAGGGATTGATTTTCAGCTTCGTCCCTACCGCTACGAGGAGCACGGCGGAACCCGCGTCTCCGCCCGGGAACTGGGCGTCAGCGAACACCAGATCATCAAGACGCTCGTCATGGAAGACGAGCATGGCGCCCCGCTGATCGTCCTGATGCACGGGGACCGGCAGGTCTCCACCAAGGCCTTCGCCCGGCAGTTGGGAGTCAAGAGCGTCACCCCCTGCGATCCGAAGGTTGCGGAGCGGCACACCGGCTACAAGGTGGGGGGAACCTCCCCCTTCGGGACCAGGAAGCCGCTGAAGATATACGTGGAGGAGAGCATCGCGGGCCTGCCCAGGATCCTCATCAACGCGGGGGGACGGGGGATCCTGGCGGAGATGTCTCCGGCCGACCTGATCCGGGCTCTCCACCCGGTCACGGTGCAGGTCGCCATTGAATGA
- a CDS encoding NifU family protein has product MKERVKAILEKVRPSLQADGGDVELVDVSEEGVVRVRLTGACKGCPMSQMTLKMGIQRYLQREMPEIKDVVAV; this is encoded by the coding sequence ATGAAAGAGCGCGTCAAAGCCATCCTGGAAAAGGTTCGCCCCAGTCTCCAGGCGGACGGGGGAGACGTCGAGCTGGTGGACGTCTCCGAAGAAGGGGTGGTCCGGGTCCGCCTGACGGGGGCCTGCAAGGGATGCCCGATGTCCCAGATGACCCTGAAAATGGGAATTCAGCGGTACCTCCAGCGGGAGATGCCGGAAATCAAAGATGTTGTTGCGGTTTAG